From one Lolium rigidum isolate FL_2022 chromosome 4, APGP_CSIRO_Lrig_0.1, whole genome shotgun sequence genomic stretch:
- the LOC124646932 gene encoding probable L-type lectin-domain containing receptor kinase S.7, producing the protein MTAASATARIILAACFFFLPLSFHPHHVAATPPSLSFSFDFANTSKYHLADLRFEGDAALNGKLVDLTCNPIAYYCRGRMSYNHPVQFYDNNTGEVASFSTTFTFAMNMLPNTTKKGDGMSFFISGYPSRLPPESSSNVLGLTNSSSNISTGADRFLAVEFDTYGNPWDPTGSPDHMGIDLNSITSVSITRVPNYSFNGTMTATITFDNTTRTLEATLHFDYNSSIATTSVKTQLSDQLDALLPPVVAVGFSASTGGDAELHQIHSWSFNSTMASREPSSGATNKFSPGQSQVLGSKDRHRRTYIIGGAVILVIALLLAIWWIAAWYRWKCTRAHFGKDRGITRFHYRDLSIATNKFSEIIGQGGFSVVYRGTLNNEEVAVKKIIKDSKGEFKDFLTERATIGNTRHMNVLKIEGWCCTISNFKYWFSHTLDDVMLFLVYELIANGNLHEHLYEKPEVLSWEKRYKIVKGLCSALHYLHHQCSPYILHRDIKPGNILLDSEFNAKLGDFGLSRVAEDGGETALQTRAVGTALYMDPLTMKDGHVDFRRSSDVYSFGIVLLEIAHGENDPFLVHKLRTDLPETFVKDFADKKLDGKFIKTEMERVILLALRCTEREENQRPSLITATYFLENGGELRPATTAPA; encoded by the exons ATGACGGCTGCAAGTGCAACTGCACGAATCATCCTCGCcgcctgcttcttcttcctcccgctCTCCTTCCATCCCCACCATGTTGCCGCCACCCCACCGTCTCTTTCCTTCAGCTTCGACTTCGCAAACACCTCCAAGTACCATCTAGCCGATCTCCGGTTTGAGGGCGACGCCGCCCTGAATGGCAAATTGGTTGACCTCACCTGCAACCCCATCGCGTACTACTGCAGGGGACGGATGTCCTACAACCACCCAGTGCAGTTCTACGACAACAACACTGGCGAGGTGGCCAGCTTCAGCACCACCttcaccttcgccatgaacatgctGCCCAACACAACAAAAAAGGGCGACGgcatgagcttcttcatctccggcTACCCCTCAAGATTACCACCGGAGTCGTCCAGTAATGTGCTTGGCCTCACAAACAGCAGCTCAAACATCTCTACTGGAGCTGACCGGTTCCTCGCCGTTGAGTTCGACACCTACGGAAACCCCTGGGATCCCACGGGATCACCCGACCACATGGGCATCGACCTCAATTCCATCACTTCGGTGAGTATAACCAGGGTGCCAAACTATAGCTTCAACGGCACCATGACAGCGACCATCACCTTCGACAACACCACAAGGACACTCGAGGCTACCCTGCACTTTGACTACAATAGCTCTATTGCCACCACCAGTGTCAAGACGCAGTTATCAGATCAGCTCGATGCCTTGCTCCCGCCtgtggtggcggtggggttctCGGCATCCACAGGCGGTGACGCTGAGCTGCATCAGATACACTCTTGGTCCTTCAACTCAACTATGGCCTCAAGAG AACCATCTTCAGGTGCTACTAATAAGTTCAGTCCAGGGCAAAGCCAGGTGCTCGGTAGCAAAG ATCGACACCGTCGAACATATATTATCGGAGGAGCAGTGATTCTTGTGATAGCCCTGCTTTTGGCAATTTGGTGGATCGCGGCATGGTATAGGTGGAAATGCACACGCGCACACTTTGGGAAGGATAGAGGGATTACACGATTCCATTACCGCGACTTGTCCATCGCAACAAATAAATTTTCGGAAATTATAGGACAGGGTGGCTTCAGCGTGGTATATAGAGGGACTCTCAATAACGAGGAGGTGGCTGTGAAGAAAATCATCAAGGACTCGAAGGGAGAATTTAAGGACTTCCTCACGGAGAGGGCCACAATCGGCAACACGAGACACATGAATGTGTTGAAGATTGAAGGCTGGTGCTGCACCATAAGCAATTTTAAGTATTGGTTCTCTCATACGTTGGACGACGTCATGCTCTTCCTTGTCTATGAGCTCATCGCTAATGGAAACCTCCACGAGCACCTTTATGAAAAGCCAGAAGTACTGTCCTGGGAAAAGAG GTACAAAATTGTGAAGGGCTTATGTTCCGCTCTTCATTACCTCCACCACCAATGCAGCCCATACATCTTGCACAGAGATATCAAACCAGGCAACATTCTGCTAGACAGTGAATTCAACGCCAAGCTCGGGGACTTCGGCCTGTCGAGGGTCGCCGAAGACGGCGGAGAAACAGCATTGCAGACAAGGGCTGTTGGTACCGCTCTCTACATGGATCCTCTGACCAtgaaagatggacatgtcgactttCGTCGCAGCTCCGACGTCTACAGCTTTGGGATCGTTCTGCTAGAGATAGCGCATGGAGAAAATGACCCGTTCCTAGTCCACAAGCTGCGTACAGATCTACCTGAAACATTCGTGAAGGACTTTGCTGACAAGAAGCTTGATGGTAAGTTTATCAAGACTGAGATGGAGCGCGTCATTCTCCTGGCCCTACGGTGCACTGAACGAGAGGAGAACCAGCGGCCTTCACTCATTACTGCAACATATTTCCTGGAGAATGGCGGGGAGTTGCGCCCAGCTACTACTGCTCCTGCATAG